One part of the Brevundimonas subvibrioides ATCC 15264 genome encodes these proteins:
- a CDS encoding hydroxymethylglutaryl-CoA lyase: MSPRPIQIVEVGPRDGLQNEKAVLDPATRAELVLKLEAAGARRIEAVSFVHPRLVPQMAGAEDVMAALPAAPGRSRIGLVLNGKGYDRALGTGVDEVNVSLSVTDGFGLRNQGLAVRDQVAMLSEILARRHNSDGADTPVPALSATLSCVWGCPFDGEVSVAQVTDLVGELAALGVVEIGLADTIGVGDPWSVTRKIEAARAAAPDATLRLHFHDTRNTGVANAFAAVEAGVDVLDASVGGIGGCPFAPGATGNVATEDLVYMLERAGYATGYDLDALIATARWIGDRIGRPTPSALSRAGGWPKA; the protein is encoded by the coding sequence GTGAGCCCGCGTCCCATCCAGATCGTCGAGGTCGGCCCCCGGGACGGGCTGCAGAACGAGAAGGCCGTGCTGGACCCCGCGACCCGTGCGGAGCTTGTCCTGAAGCTGGAAGCGGCCGGCGCCCGGCGGATCGAGGCGGTCAGCTTCGTCCACCCCCGACTGGTGCCGCAGATGGCGGGGGCCGAGGACGTCATGGCGGCCCTGCCCGCCGCGCCCGGCCGCAGCCGTATCGGCCTGGTGCTGAACGGCAAGGGCTATGACCGGGCGCTGGGCACCGGCGTGGACGAGGTCAACGTCTCGCTGTCGGTCACTGACGGATTCGGGCTGAGGAACCAGGGGCTGGCCGTGCGCGATCAGGTCGCCATGCTGTCCGAGATCCTGGCGAGGCGGCACAACTCGGACGGAGCGGACACGCCGGTCCCTGCCCTGTCGGCGACCCTGTCGTGCGTGTGGGGCTGTCCGTTCGACGGGGAGGTCTCGGTCGCCCAGGTGACCGATCTGGTGGGCGAACTCGCCGCGCTCGGCGTCGTCGAGATCGGTCTGGCCGACACGATCGGCGTCGGCGATCCGTGGAGCGTGACCCGCAAGATCGAGGCGGCCCGCGCCGCCGCGCCGGACGCGACCCTGAGGCTGCACTTCCACGATACGCGCAACACCGGGGTGGCCAATGCCTTTGCGGCGGTCGAGGCCGGGGTCGATGTGCTGGACGCCTCGGTCGGCGGCATCGGGGGCTGTCCGTTCGCGCCCGGGGCCACCGGCAACGTCGCGACCGAGGACCTCGTCTACATGCTGGAGCGCGCGGGATATGCGACCGGCTACGACCTCGACGCCCTGATCGCCACGGCGCGCTGGATCGGCGACCGGATCGGCAGGCCCACGCCGAGCGCCCTGAGCCGCGCGGGGGGATGGCCGAAGGCCTGA
- a CDS encoding response regulator has translation MSAARTTVLVIDDEPQIHRFLSPALDAAGFDPKRADSGQEGLRAIALWNPDAVVLDLGLPDMDGKDVLKRAREFYAGPIVILSARDREAEKIEALDLGANDYVEKPFGVGELLARLRAVLRQTAPRTAPTGPIAAGEVSIDLDHRRVTRSGEIVRLTPKEYDVLAHLARDAGKVIGHRDLLVAVWGAAHREDTQYLRVVVGQLRQKLEADPARPTLIETEPGVGYRLNA, from the coding sequence ATGTCCGCCGCCCGCACAACCGTCCTCGTCATCGACGACGAGCCCCAGATCCACCGTTTCCTGTCGCCCGCGCTCGACGCCGCCGGGTTCGACCCCAAGCGGGCCGACAGCGGGCAGGAGGGCCTGCGCGCCATCGCCCTGTGGAACCCGGACGCCGTCGTGCTGGACCTCGGCCTGCCCGACATGGACGGCAAGGACGTGCTGAAGCGGGCCCGCGAGTTCTACGCCGGACCGATCGTCATCCTGTCCGCCCGGGATCGCGAGGCCGAGAAGATCGAGGCGCTGGATCTGGGGGCCAACGACTATGTCGAGAAGCCCTTCGGCGTCGGCGAGCTGCTGGCCCGGCTGCGCGCCGTGCTGCGTCAGACGGCCCCGCGCACCGCGCCGACCGGGCCGATCGCGGCGGGCGAGGTGTCCATCGACCTCGACCACCGTCGGGTGACCCGGTCCGGAGAGATCGTCCGTCTGACGCCCAAGGAATACGACGTCCTCGCCCATCTGGCCCGCGACGCCGGAAAGGTCATCGGCCACCGCGACCTGCTGGTCGCGGTCTGGGGTGCCGCGCACCGTGAGGACACCCAGTATCTGCGTGTCGTCGTCGGGCAGTTGCGCCAGAAGCTGGAAGCCGACCCCGCCCGTCCGACCCTGATCGAGACCGAGCCGGGCGTCGGCTACCGGCTGAATGCGTAA
- a CDS encoding ArnT family glycosyltransferase, with amino-acid sequence MTRPDLDRYIAGWRGPLLAALLALIAGLPSLLLLPPLDRDESRYAQATSQMLESGDYVDIRFQDEPRWKKPVGIYWMQAAAVALTSKVENRDIAPYRIPSVLGAMLAAWACAWMGSALFGARAGFLAGAILGTTFLLSSEAGIAKTDAMLCGSVTLAMAGLARLYMASRVAPLIKGDPTQRPYKLMLWLGLGLSILIKGPIGLLVVVPAALSLSIWDRSWGWLKRLGWGWGIPLVALIVGPWAIAVTIATDGGFWRDALIGDMASKVAGGQESHGAWPGYYVLLAPLLLFPATLLLPAALSTGWSRRAEPAIRFLVCWLVPAWLIFEATPTKLFHYTLPTFGAIALLMAAALTRPIGKVSRWSGAGLAVFAAVLVSGITVYGLTAFGTSTAQTWATITIVCAVMAALIGGFLLLNRAAVTGLLIAVGFGVVAHAALAGTIRQLRPLAIAPRLEAALEANGLAPDQGLVPGPVAITTFHEPSFVFLTGRSTELTDAEGAARALAEGRPAIVEDKDTEAFRAATAETAVPGRAVAVVTGHNYSSGDDVRLTVYAPPEAAVEPKP; translated from the coding sequence ATGACCCGACCCGACCTGGATCGCTATATCGCCGGATGGCGTGGACCGCTGCTGGCGGCGCTGCTGGCGCTCATCGCCGGCCTGCCGTCCCTGCTGCTGCTGCCGCCGCTCGACCGCGACGAGAGCCGCTATGCCCAGGCGACCTCGCAGATGCTGGAGAGCGGCGACTATGTCGACATCCGCTTCCAGGACGAGCCGCGATGGAAGAAGCCGGTCGGCATCTACTGGATGCAGGCGGCCGCCGTCGCCCTAACGTCCAAGGTCGAAAACCGCGACATCGCCCCCTATCGCATCCCCTCTGTCCTGGGGGCCATGCTTGCGGCCTGGGCCTGCGCCTGGATGGGCTCGGCCCTGTTCGGGGCGCGGGCGGGCTTCCTGGCCGGAGCAATTCTGGGAACCACCTTCCTGCTGTCGTCCGAGGCCGGGATCGCCAAGACCGACGCGATGTTGTGCGGCTCCGTCACCCTGGCCATGGCCGGTCTGGCGCGGCTTTACATGGCCTCCAGGGTCGCACCCCTGATCAAGGGCGATCCGACGCAGAGGCCCTACAAGCTGATGCTCTGGCTGGGGCTGGGCCTGTCGATCCTGATCAAGGGCCCGATCGGCCTGCTGGTCGTGGTGCCCGCCGCCTTGTCGCTCTCGATCTGGGATCGCAGCTGGGGCTGGCTGAAGCGGCTGGGCTGGGGCTGGGGCATCCCGCTGGTCGCGCTGATCGTGGGTCCCTGGGCGATCGCGGTGACCATCGCCACGGACGGCGGCTTCTGGCGCGACGCCCTGATCGGCGACATGGCGTCCAAGGTGGCGGGCGGCCAGGAGAGCCACGGAGCCTGGCCCGGCTACTATGTGCTGCTGGCACCCCTGCTGCTGTTTCCGGCGACGCTGCTGCTGCCCGCTGCCCTGTCGACGGGGTGGAGTCGTCGGGCCGAGCCGGCGATCCGGTTCCTGGTCTGCTGGCTGGTGCCCGCCTGGCTGATCTTCGAGGCCACGCCGACCAAGCTGTTCCACTATACGCTGCCGACCTTCGGCGCGATCGCCCTGCTGATGGCCGCCGCCCTCACCCGTCCCATCGGCAAGGTGTCGCGCTGGTCGGGCGCGGGGCTGGCCGTGTTCGCCGCCGTGCTCGTCAGCGGGATCACCGTCTATGGCCTGACGGCCTTCGGCACCTCCACGGCCCAGACCTGGGCGACCATCACCATCGTCTGCGCGGTCATGGCGGCCCTGATCGGCGGGTTCCTGCTGCTGAACCGGGCGGCCGTGACGGGGCTGCTGATCGCGGTCGGTTTCGGTGTCGTCGCCCACGCCGCCCTCGCCGGCACGATTCGGCAACTGCGGCCCCTGGCGATCGCACCGCGTCTCGAGGCGGCGCTCGAGGCCAACGGGCTGGCCCCGGACCAGGGGCTGGTCCCCGGCCCGGTGGCGATCACCACCTTCCATGAGCCGAGCTTCGTCTTCCTGACGGGGCGCAGCACCGAACTGACCGACGCCGAGGGCGCGGCCCGGGCCCTTGCCGAGGGGCGCCCCGCCATCGTCGAGGACAAGGACACCGAGGCCTTCCGCGCGGCGACGGCAGAGACCGCCGTGCCGGGCCGGGCGGTCGCCGTGGTGACCGGGCACAACTATTCCAGCGGCGACGATGTGCGCCTGACCGTCTATGCGCCGCCCGAGGCTGCCGTGGAGCCGAAGCCGTGA
- the phaR gene encoding polyhydroxyalkanoate synthesis repressor PhaR → MADSSTPGKKAKDSGKAGDVVVIKKYANRRLYNTSTSAYVTLEDLATMVREGTDFVVFDAKTNEELTRQILTQIIFEEESRGQALLPVQFLRQLIGFYGGQMEGVLPSYLEMSLENFSRQQEQFRDQMTKAFGATPAGGLMGGSLMEAAVKQNMAMFENAMKMFPAFAYARPGGEAPAPSAPPEASSGNPLDEMRRQMDEMRAQIDRLASAPKGPEKP, encoded by the coding sequence GTGGCTGACAGCAGTACCCCCGGCAAAAAAGCCAAGGACAGTGGCAAGGCCGGCGACGTGGTCGTTATCAAGAAATACGCCAATCGACGCCTCTACAACACCTCGACCTCGGCCTATGTGACGCTGGAAGATCTGGCGACCATGGTGCGCGAAGGCACCGATTTCGTGGTGTTCGACGCCAAGACCAATGAGGAGCTGACCCGTCAGATCCTGACCCAGATCATCTTCGAGGAAGAAAGCCGCGGCCAGGCCCTGCTGCCGGTCCAGTTCCTGCGTCAGCTGATCGGCTTCTACGGCGGCCAGATGGAAGGGGTCCTGCCCAGCTACCTGGAAATGTCGCTCGAGAACTTCTCGCGTCAGCAGGAGCAGTTCCGCGATCAGATGACCAAGGCCTTCGGGGCGACGCCTGCGGGCGGCCTGATGGGGGGCAGCCTGATGGAGGCGGCGGTCAAGCAGAACATGGCCATGTTCGAAAACGCCATGAAGATGTTCCCCGCCTTCGCCTATGCCCGACCCGGCGGAGAGGCCCCCGCCCCGTCCGCGCCGCCCGAGGCTTCCTCCGGGAATCCGCTGGACGAAATGCGTCGCCAGATGGACGAGATGCGGGCCCAGATCGACCGCCTGGCCTCTGCGCCCAAGGGCCCGGAAAAGCCGTGA
- the trhA gene encoding PAQR family membrane homeostasis protein TrhA: MLNMLKRHATRICTPDQMDLEEHYQTRAEHTADLVVHVVGLTLAAVGGLVLAILSAIYGGVGAATATGIYALCLVAMLTASTIYNLTRPCKARPVLRRLDEAAIFLMIAGSYTPFTTQRFEGWWAIGFTMVVWAIAFAGVGAKLIAPRISDTFWSGVYVVFGWLAVIALKPMIDTVHPVALALLVLGGLIYTSGVLIFISPKVKYRRAIWHGFVVAGAGVHWAAVLVGVVLAPNFA; the protein is encoded by the coding sequence ATGCTGAATATGCTGAAGCGCCACGCGACCCGAATCTGCACCCCCGATCAGATGGATCTGGAGGAGCACTACCAGACGCGCGCCGAACACACCGCCGACCTGGTGGTCCATGTGGTCGGCCTGACGCTGGCGGCGGTGGGCGGCCTGGTGCTGGCCATCCTGTCGGCCATCTACGGCGGCGTGGGCGCGGCGACAGCGACCGGCATCTATGCCCTGTGCCTGGTGGCCATGCTGACGGCCTCGACGATCTACAACCTGACCCGCCCGTGCAAGGCACGCCCGGTGCTGCGGCGCCTGGACGAGGCGGCGATCTTCCTGATGATCGCGGGCAGCTATACCCCCTTCACCACCCAGCGGTTCGAGGGCTGGTGGGCCATCGGCTTCACCATGGTGGTCTGGGCCATCGCCTTCGCCGGCGTCGGGGCCAAGCTGATCGCGCCGCGCATCTCCGACACGTTCTGGAGCGGCGTCTATGTGGTGTTCGGGTGGCTGGCCGTGATCGCGCTGAAGCCCATGATCGACACCGTTCACCCCGTCGCCCTGGCGCTGCTGGTGCTCGGCGGCCTGATCTATACGTCGGGCGTCCTGATCTTCATCTCGCCCAAGGTGAAGTATCGCCGCGCCATCTGGCACGGCTTCGTCGTGGCCGGGGCGGGCGTGCATTGGGCGGCGGTTCTGGTCGGCGTCGTGCTGGCCCCGAACTTCGCCTGA
- a CDS encoding glycosyltransferase family 2 protein, whose protein sequence is MSSAATPDISVVVPVHNEAGAAGPLAREIAAAFAGRSYEMIFVDDASRDTTLAELRALGAELPALRVLAHQTNAGQSRAVRTGVLAARGTIIVTLDGDGQNPPADAPALVDALIAAPPQVALVGGVRQKRQDSEAKLWASRWANRIRKNLLGDDADDTGCGLKAFRRDVFLRLPYFDHIHRYLPALVIREGFENRYLPISHRHRETGQSKYTNWGRLRASFTDLLGVMWLKSRSRRPGPVTEF, encoded by the coding sequence ATGAGCAGCGCCGCGACCCCCGACATCTCCGTCGTCGTCCCCGTCCACAACGAGGCGGGCGCGGCCGGACCGCTGGCGCGCGAGATCGCGGCCGCCTTCGCCGGACGGTCCTACGAGATGATCTTCGTCGACGACGCCAGCCGCGACACCACCCTGGCCGAACTGCGCGCCCTGGGCGCCGAACTGCCGGCCCTGCGCGTTTTGGCGCATCAGACCAATGCCGGTCAGAGCCGGGCCGTGCGCACCGGCGTCCTTGCGGCACGGGGGACGATCATCGTTACCCTGGACGGCGATGGCCAGAACCCGCCCGCCGATGCGCCCGCCCTTGTCGACGCCCTGATCGCCGCCCCGCCGCAGGTTGCCCTCGTCGGCGGGGTCCGCCAGAAGCGTCAGGATTCCGAGGCCAAGCTGTGGGCCTCGCGCTGGGCCAACCGCATCCGCAAGAATCTGCTGGGCGACGATGCCGACGACACGGGCTGCGGCCTCAAGGCTTTCCGCCGCGACGTCTTCCTGCGGCTCCCGTATTTCGATCACATCCACCGCTACCTGCCGGCGCTTGTGATCCGCGAGGGGTTCGAGAATCGCTACCTGCCCATCAGCCATCGCCACCGCGAGACGGGCCAGTCGAAATACACCAACTGGGGCCGGCTGCGGGCCTCGTTCACCGACCTGCTGGGCGTCATGTGGCTGAAGTCCCGCTCGCGCAGGCCCGGCCCGGTCACGGAATTCTGA